TCAACCTCAACCTTACACCGTCATTGAGAAAATTCTGGTTTCCGGCTTATTTCTGAGCATTCTTAAATCGAAAGTCATTGCTACATTTCTGGTGAATGCACGGCCTTTTTCGGTAATTCTAATTTGGTTTTCAGAGATTTCCACCAAACCGTCCTCTTCCATTTCCTTAAGTTTTTCGATGGAGTTTTCGATTTCAGGAATGAAATTCTGGGTATCCCAAGAAGTTTCCAGACGGCACATCAAATTGAGGATGTGTTTGCGGATGATCAGATCTTCCGCATCCAGCATATGACCGCGGAATACAGGAATGATGCCTTCTGCAACTCTTTTTTGATAGTCTTCCACTGTTTTTTCATTTTGGGCAAAGGCATACCACGAATCAGAAATCGCAGACATTCCCAGACCGACCATCAACAGGGTTTTGCTGGAAGAATAACCCATAAAATTACGGTGAATCTTACCGTTTAGCATCGACTGATAAAGGTCATCATGTTCCATCGCAAAGTGATCCATGCCGACTTCCCTGTAGCCCAGTTCTTCGAGAAGCTGCTTACCGTTTTCGTAAAGTTTACGTTTTTCTTCACCGCTGGGCAGGTCGTTTTCATCAAAACCTCTCTGCCCAACTCCTTTAATCCACGGCACATGAGCATAAGAATAGAATGCCAGCCTGTCGGGTTTCAGTTCCATCGTTTTGCGAATCGTGGATTCCATTTTTTGCCAGTCCTGATGCGGCAGCCCGAAAACCAAATCGTGGGAAATGCTGGTATAGCCGATTTCGCGGGCCCATCTGGTGACATTTTCTACGTTTTCAAACGGCTGAATCCTGTTGATGGCTTTCTGCACCTTAAGGTCATAATCCTGCACGCCGAAGCTGCATCTCCTGAATCCCAGATCGTAAAGCGTTTGCAAATGCTCCTTTGTCGTATTGTTCGGATGCCCTTCAAAACTGAATTCCGGATTTTCGGCAATATCTGATTTTGCAAATATTCCTTCAAGCAAAATTCTAAGGTTCTCCGGTGAGAAAAATGTCGGCGTACCGCCACCCAGATGAAGTTCCTTAATCTTCGGCTTTGTGCTCTCCGTTTCATTTCCTTTTTTAAATAATTCCACATACAAATCCCATTCTTTCAAAACGCTTTCCAAATAGGGTGTCTCTACAGAATGTTGCTTTGTAATCCGCTTATGGCAGGCACAAAAT
The sequence above is a segment of the Chryseobacterium taklimakanense genome. Coding sequences within it:
- the hemN gene encoding oxygen-independent coproporphyrinogen III oxidase, with product MNNSLIDKYNIPGPRYTSYPTVPYWDNAGFTLEKWENSVIRAFNESNDAEGISIYIHLPFCEALCTFCACHKRITKQHSVETPYLESVLKEWDLYVELFKKGNETESTKPKIKELHLGGGTPTFFSPENLRILLEGIFAKSDIAENPEFSFEGHPNNTTKEHLQTLYDLGFRRCSFGVQDYDLKVQKAINRIQPFENVENVTRWAREIGYTSISHDLVFGLPHQDWQKMESTIRKTMELKPDRLAFYSYAHVPWIKGVGQRGFDENDLPSGEEKRKLYENGKQLLEELGYREVGMDHFAMEHDDLYQSMLNGKIHRNFMGYSSSKTLLMVGLGMSAISDSWYAFAQNEKTVEDYQKRVAEGIIPVFRGHMLDAEDLIIRKHILNLMCRLETSWDTQNFIPEIENSIEKLKEMEEDGLVEISENQIRITEKGRAFTRNVAMTFDLRMLRNKPETRIFSMTV